GTGGCCCCTCGCTCACCGCGGCGCCGCGCGCGCTCCCGGGCATGGGTCAGCGCGGCGGCCGCGGCCGGCGACCAGTCCCCGGCCTCGCCGGTGGCGGGACGCGGGACGACGGGCAGCGCGCCCGAGTCCTCGACGCTGCCCTGCCAGCGCAGTCCGTAACCGATGCTGCGCTGCACCAGGTAGCCGAGGAGCCGGGCGAGTTGCGGGGGGCCGCCCACGACGGAGCGCACCTCGGGGTCCTGTTCGAGGAGCGAGTGCAGCAGATGGGCGGTGTCGACGTGCCGGTCGCCGTCCCGGACGGCCCTGCGGCGGGCACCGGCGACCACCGCCGCGAGCTCGGCGCCGAGCCCGGCGGCGTCCGGATGGGAGTGCGCCCCCTCGGTTCCAGGGGCGGTCGGACGGGCGGTACGGAAGTGCACAACCCCACCCCATCAGTCACAACGGGCCGAGTCATCCACGACGGGAACCATTTGGGCGTCCCACACAGAGTGGACATCACCGGCCGGAATCTCATCCTTGGGGAGGAGATTTCCGCCGTCGCGCCCCGACGGCGCGCGCCGGTTTGCCGGTGACCCGGGAGACCGGCCGACGACGACCGCCCCGCAGGCCCGGCGCATTGGCCGTCCGAGACGAGCGGGGCGGGACGGGCGGGGACACGGGAAGGCGCCCCGCGGCCGTCACTCCGCGGGGCGCCCGTCCGCCGTGCTCAGCGGTCCTCAGTCCTCGTCGGCGAGGATGAGGTACAGCTTCTTGCGGGCATCGTTGATGACGGTGAGCGCCTTCTCGCGCTGCTCCTTCGTGCCGGTCTTGAAGACCTGCCCGAACGCCTCCATCAGCCCGGACCCGGCCTGCCGGATCTCGCCGAGCGCCTCCCAGTCGACCCCTCGCGAGGCCGCCTCCCACGGCGCGTCCGCCCCCTCCTCGGCGGCGGCGCGCCCGCTGTCGGTCAGGGAGAACAGCTTCTTCCCGCCCTCGCTCTCACTGACGATCAGGTCCTCGTCCTCCAGCATCTGGAGGGTGGGGTAGACCGACCCGGGGCTGGGCTTCCAGGCACCGCCGGTGCGTT
This Streptomyces misionensis DNA region includes the following protein-coding sequences:
- a CDS encoding PadR family transcriptional regulator, which produces MRTHGHEHGGHRHEGFGRRGGPGMGGFEARRAAFGPFGPGGPGGPGGPGGPGFGGPGLGGPGFGPGFGPWGHRGRGGPRGRARRGDVRASILALLKERPMHGYEMIQEIAERTGGAWKPSPGSVYPTLQMLEDEDLIVSESEGGKKLFSLTDSGRAAAEEGADAPWEAASRGVDWEALGEIRQAGSGLMEAFGQVFKTGTKEQREKALTVINDARKKLYLILADED
- a CDS encoding Clp protease N-terminal domain-containing protein — translated: MHFRTARPTAPGTEGAHSHPDAAGLGAELAAVVAGARRRAVRDGDRHVDTAHLLHSLLEQDPEVRSVVGGPPQLARLLGYLVQRSIGYGLRWQGSVEDSGALPVVPRPATGEAGDWSPAAAAALTHARERARRRGERGATGSDLLAGLVADPASRAVEVLERAGVHADGLTARIAARAGEFVQDASC